In Populus nigra chromosome 1, ddPopNigr1.1, whole genome shotgun sequence, one genomic interval encodes:
- the LOC133674120 gene encoding E3 ubiquitin-protein ligase BOI-like, with protein MAVQAQYPSNALLLNRNGQDGHDYSLQPQPGGYLDQSHMLLNNGGGNNPRKRGRTAPTATTTTTTINKLCMQPQTQPQPQPLSTTQLIDLSQLHNHRSYHPQPNPNVVSTGLRLSFGDQHHQQQQNHHYQQQNFGTSTCQSSALLSISEDFSTQIKRQRDEIDQFLQAQGEQLRRSLAEKRQQHYRALLGAAEESIARRLREREAEVQRATRKNAELEARASQLSIEAQVWQAKARTQEVTATSLQAQLQQAIMNGGVVQDSRRGDGGTGCSGGVEGQGQAEDAESAYVDPDRVTVVPGRPSCKSCRKRMASVVLLPCRHLCVCTECDQMVQACPLCLHVRNSSVEVFLC; from the exons ATGGCTGTCCAAGCTCAATATCCTTCTAATGCCCTCCTTCTAAACAG AAACGGTCAAGACGGTCACGATTATTCATTGCAACCACAGCCTGGAGGATATCTTGATCAATCCCATATGTTACTCAACAATGGAG GTGGCAATAATCCACGCAAGAGAGGAAGAACAGCGCCAACAGCTACTACTACAACGACAACAATCAATAAATTATGTATGCAACCTCAAACTCAGCCTCAGCCTCAGCCTCTGTCAACAACTCAGTTAATAGACCTATCTCAACTCCACAATCATCGAAGTTATCATCCTCAACCAAATCCAAATGTCGTGTCTACTGGCCTTCGTTTATCTTTTGGTGACCAACACCACCAACAACAACAGAATCACCATTACCAACAGCAGAATTTTGGCACTAGTACATGTCAATCCTCTGCTTTGTTATCAATATCAGAAGATTTCTCCACCCAAATTAAACGGCAACGAGATGAGATTGATCAATTCCTTCAAGCCCAG GGGGAGCAGCTGAGGCGCTCATTAGCAGAGAAAAGACAGCAGCACTACCGTGCGCTATTAGGCGCAGCGGAGGAATCAATAGCCAGACGATTAAGGGAAAGGGAAGCGGAAGTCCAGAGGGCCACGCGCAAAAACGCCGAGTTAGAAGCACGTGCGTCGCAACTCAGCATTGAGGCACAAGTTTGGCAGGCAAAGGCAAGGACCCAGGAGGTAACAGCAACCTCCCTGCAGGCCCAACTGCAGCAGGCTATAATGAACGGGGGAGTGGTGCAGGATAGCAGGAGAGGGGATGGTGGAACAGGATGTTCGGGGGGAGTTGAAGGCCAGGGCCAGGCTGAGGATGCTGAGTCGGCTTATGTTGATCCTGACCGGGTCACCGTCGTTCCAGGCCGACCAAGCTGCAAATCGTGTCGGAAACGGATGGCTTCGGTTGTGCTTCTGCCGTGTCGGCATCTTTGTGTCTGTACAGAATGTGACCAAATGGTCCAAGCCTGCCCACTTTGCCTCCATGTTAGAAATTCCAGTGTTGAGGTATTTCTGTGCTAA